The following are from one region of the Vitis riparia cultivar Riparia Gloire de Montpellier isolate 1030 chromosome 9, EGFV_Vit.rip_1.0, whole genome shotgun sequence genome:
- the LOC117922050 gene encoding homeobox-leucine zipper protein ATHB-15 isoform X2 has protein sequence MMAMSCKDGKGIMDNGKYVRYTPEQVEALERLYHECPKPSSIRRQQLIRECPILSNIEPKQIKVWFQNRRCREKQRKEASRLQAVNRKLTAMNKLLMEENDRLQKQVSQLVYENGYFRQHTQNTTLATKDTSCESVVTSGQHHLTPQHPPRDASPAGLLSIAEETLTEFLSKATGTAVEWVQMPGMKPGPDSIGIVAISHGCTGVAARACGLVGLEPTRVAEILKDRPSWFRDCRAVDVLNVLPTANGGTIELLYMQLYAPTTLAPARDFWLLRYTSVMEDGSLVVCERSLKNTQNGPSMPPVQHFVRAEMLPSGYLIRPCEGGGSIIHIVDHMDLEPWSVPEVLRPLYESSTVLAQKTTMAALRQLRQIAQEVSQSNVTGWGRRPAALRALSQRLSRGFNEALNGFTDEGWSMMGNDGIDDVTILVNSSPEKLTGLNLSFANGFPAVSNAVLCAKASMLLQNVPPAILLRFLREHRSEWADNNIDAYSAAAVKVGPCSLPGSRVGSFGSQVILPLAHTIEHEEFLEVIKLEGVGHCPEDAMMPRDMFLLQLCSGMDENAVGTCAELIFAPIDASFADDAPLLPSGFRIIPLDSGKEASSPNRTLDLASALEIGPAGNRSSNDYSVNGGNTRSVMTIAFEFAFESHLQENVASMARQYVRSIISSVQRVALALSPSHLSSHAGLRPPLGTPEAHTLARWISHSYRCYLGVELLKSSGEGSETILKTLWHLSDAIMCCSLKFIHARKCLSIWRVLC, from the exons ATGATGGCAATGTCCTGCAAGGATGGTAAAGGCATAATGGATAATGGCAAGTATGTGAGGTATACACCTGAGCAGGTTGAAGCCCTGGAGAGGCTCTATCATGAGTGCCCGAAACCCAGTTCTATTCGGCGCCAACAGCTGATTCGGGAATGTCCGATTCTGTCCAATATTGAGCCCAAGCAAATCAAAGTTTGGTTCCAGAACAGAAG ATGCCGAGAGAAGCAGAGGAAAGAGGCGTCTCGCCTCCAAGCTGTGAATAGGAAGCTGACCGCCATGAACAAGCTTTTGATGGAGGAGAACGATAGGTTGCAGAAGCAGGTGTCTCAACTGGTGTATGAGAATGGCTACTTCCGCCAACATACCCAGAAC ACAACGCTTGCCACAAAAGACACAAGTTGTGAGTCGGTGGTGACGAGCGGTCAACACCACTTGACCCCTCAGCATCCGCCCAGGGATGCTAGTCCTGCAGG GCTTTTGTCCATTGCAGAAGAGACTTTAACAGAGTTTCTTTCAAAGGCCACTGGAACTGCTGTAGAGTGGGTCCAAATGCCTGGAATGAAG CCTGGTCCGGATTCCATTGGAATCGTTGCTATTTCTCATGGTTGCACTGGAGTGGCAGCACGAGCCTGCGGCCTGGTGGGTCTAGAGCCTACAAGG GTTGCAGAGATCCTCAAGGATCGGCCATCCTGGTTTCGCGATTGCCGTGCCGTGGATGTGCTGAATGTGTTGCCCACTGCAAATGGTGGAACTATTGAGCTGCTTTATATGCAG CTCTATGCGCCTACTACGTTGGCGCCTGCTCGTGACTTCTGGTTGTTACGTTATACTTCTGTTATGGAGGATGGAAGTCTTGTG GTCTGTGAAAGATCACTTAAAAATACTCAGAATGGTCCAAGCATGCCACCAGTGCAGCATTTTGTGAGAGCAGAAATGCTGCCAAGTGGCTACTTGATAAGACCTTGTGAAGGGGGTGGTTCAATCATACATATTGTTGATCATATGGATTTAGAG CCATGGAGTGTGCCTGAAGTGTTGCGTCCTCTGTATGAATCATCAACAGTGCTTGCTCAAAAAACAACAATGGCG GCTTTGCGCCAGCTGAGACAAATAGCTCAGGAGGTTTCTCAGTCTAATGTCACTGGTTGGGGTAGACGACCTGCAGCACTGCGAGCGCTTAGCCAGAGGCTGAGCAG AGGTTTTAATGAGGCTCTCAATGGGTTTACTGATGAAGGGTGGTCAATGATGGGAAATGATGGCATTGATGACGTTACCATCCTTGTGAACTCATCTCCTGAGAAACTAACAGGCTTAAATCTTTCCTTTGCTAATGGATTTCCTGCAGTCAGCAATGCTGTGTTATGCGCTAAAGCATCAATGCTTTTGCAG AATGTGCCTCCAGCAATACTTCTTAGGTTTCTGCGGGAGCACAGATCAGAATGGGCAGACAACAATATTGATGCTTACTCAGCTGCAGCTGTAAAAGTTGGTCCCTGTAGTTTGCCAGGGTCTCGAGTTGGAAGTTTTGGGAGCCAAGTCATACTTCCACTGGCTCACACTATTGAGCATGAAGAG TTCTTGGAGGTCATTAAGCTGGAAGGTGTCGGCCATTGTCCTGAAGATGCAATGATGCCTAGAGACATGTTTCTCTTGCAA CTATGCAGTGGAATGGATGAGAATGCTGTTGGCACCTGTGCTGAACTCATATTTGCTCCCATTGACGCTTCTTTTGCTGATGATGCACCTCTTCTGCCTTCTGGTTTTCGCATCATCCCTCTTGATTCTGGGAAG GAAGCCTCCAGTCCAAATCGCACCCTAGACCTTGCATCTGCTCTTGAGATTGGGCCAGCTGGGAATAGATCATCAAATGATTATTCTGTTAATGGTGGCAATACTAGATCTGTTATGACAATTGCATTTGAATTTGCATTCGAAAGCCACCTACAAGAAAATGTAGCATCCATGGCTCGGCAGTATGTCCGCAGCATTATATCATCTGTTCAGAGGGTGGCATTAGCTCTCTCTCCTTCGCATTTAAGTTCCCATGCTGGTCTTCGGCCACCACTGGGCACTCCTGAAGCGCACACACTTGCTCGTTGGATCAGTCACAGCTATAG GTGCTACCTGGGTGTGGAGCTACTCAAATCCAGTGGTGAAGGGAGTGAGACCATCCTAAAAACACTGTGGCATCTCTCAGATGCTATCATGTGCTGCTCACTGAAG